A window of the Synechococcus sp. LTW-R genome harbors these coding sequences:
- the lepB gene encoding signal peptidase I, whose product MTAQAESMETPPQTPGSAAKGWRSVLVWLGLALVLRWAVLEPRWIPSGSMLPTLQLQDRILVEKVRPKLGSGVPTGSIVVFRAPEQLVAAGYDPTAALIKRVIGQPGDVVEVRDGMLLRNGTAVSEPWRREAIDYAFGPVTVPDHHLLVLGDNRNASLDSHVWGPLPEQDLIGTAVLRYWPLNRAGPIRFPDPGADNQLG is encoded by the coding sequence ATGACGGCCCAAGCCGAATCCATGGAGACACCGCCGCAAACACCTGGGTCTGCCGCGAAGGGCTGGAGGTCCGTCCTGGTCTGGCTGGGCTTGGCCCTGGTGCTGCGCTGGGCCGTCCTGGAACCGCGCTGGATTCCCTCAGGCTCGATGCTGCCCACCCTGCAACTGCAGGACCGCATCCTCGTGGAAAAGGTCCGACCAAAGCTTGGCTCTGGCGTGCCAACGGGAAGCATCGTTGTCTTTCGCGCCCCGGAGCAACTGGTGGCGGCCGGCTACGACCCAACGGCGGCCTTGATCAAACGGGTCATCGGCCAACCCGGGGACGTGGTGGAGGTGCGGGACGGGATGCTGCTACGCAATGGCACGGCGGTCTCTGAACCCTGGCGCCGCGAAGCGATCGACTACGCCTTCGGACCGGTCACCGTTCCCGATCACCACCTGCTGGTCCTGGGGGACAACCGCAATGCGAGCCTCGATTCCCATGTCTGGGGCCCCCTGCCCGAGCAGGATTTGATCGGCACCGCGGTGCTCCGCTACTGGCCCTTGAACCGTGCCGGCCCCATTCGGTTCCCCGACCCAGGGGCGGACAATCAGCTGGGGTAG
- a CDS encoding DUF760 domain-containing protein, with the protein MFNPEFLTSDSEPISGNSLIQYLQEQSPDVLQRVARSASGDIQDIIRHNVQGLLGMIPGEQFDVKITASRDHLAGLLASAMMTGYFLRQMEQRMELEATLFDAGGADADPGELRL; encoded by the coding sequence ATGTTCAACCCGGAGTTCCTGACCAGCGACAGCGAACCGATCAGCGGCAACTCCCTGATTCAGTACCTGCAGGAACAGTCTCCGGACGTGTTGCAACGCGTGGCTCGCTCGGCCAGCGGCGACATCCAGGACATCATTCGGCACAACGTTCAAGGCCTGCTGGGGATGATCCCCGGCGAACAGTTCGACGTCAAAATCACCGCCAGCCGCGACCACCTGGCAGGGCTGCTGGCCTCCGCGATGATGACCGGCTACTTCCTGCGCCAAATGGAGCAGCGGATGGAGCTGGAAGCCACCCTGTTTGACGCTGGTGGCGCCGACGCCGACCCCGGCGAACTGCGGCTCTAG
- a CDS encoding metal ABC transporter permease: MISLLMEPLSHAFMVRALMISALVGGVCGLLSCYMSLKGWALMGDAVSHAVLPGVIVSYALGLPFSMGAFVFGVGSVAMIGFVKQKSRVKEDTVIGLVFTGFFALGLVLVSKIRSNIDLMHILFGNVLGISLSDIFQTIVISGLIVSVLMVFRRDLLLFCFDPTHARSIGINTGALHYLLLSALSLAAVAGLQTVGVILVVAMLVTPGATAYLLTDRFDRMTWIAIASSVLSSLLGVYISYWTDSSTAGCIVLVQTGLFLLAFLFAPNYGLVRRRVRS, encoded by the coding sequence ATGATCTCCTTGTTGATGGAGCCGTTGTCTCACGCCTTTATGGTCAGAGCGCTAATGATCAGTGCGCTCGTTGGTGGTGTCTGTGGCTTGTTGTCCTGCTACATGAGCCTTAAGGGCTGGGCTTTGATGGGCGATGCGGTTTCGCATGCAGTCCTTCCTGGTGTGATTGTTTCGTACGCCCTTGGGCTGCCATTCTCTATGGGTGCCTTTGTGTTTGGTGTTGGTTCAGTTGCGATGATTGGCTTTGTCAAGCAGAAATCACGAGTTAAAGAAGATACGGTTATAGGTTTGGTCTTCACAGGCTTTTTTGCTTTGGGGCTCGTTTTGGTCTCGAAGATTCGTAGCAATATTGACTTGATGCACATTCTTTTTGGAAATGTGCTTGGAATTTCACTTTCGGATATTTTCCAAACGATCGTCATCTCTGGTCTCATTGTTTCTGTCCTTATGGTCTTTCGCCGGGATCTGTTGTTGTTTTGTTTTGATCCAACTCACGCTCGCTCGATTGGGATCAATACAGGGGCATTGCACTATCTACTTCTTTCGGCTTTGTCTTTGGCTGCCGTCGCAGGCTTGCAAACTGTTGGAGTGATCTTGGTGGTTGCCATGTTGGTCACTCCTGGCGCGACTGCTTACTTGTTAACCGACCGATTTGACCGGATGACTTGGATTGCGATTGCAAGCAGTGTTCTCTCGAGTCTCTTGGGTGTTTACATTAGTTACTGGACTGATAGCTCAACGGCTGGATGCATTGTTCTTGTACAGACAGGGCTGTTCCTTCTGGCTTTCTTGTTTGCTCCTAATTACGGTCTAGTGAGGCGTCGCGTTCGCTCTTAG
- the menD gene encoding 2-succinyl-5-enolpyruvyl-6-hydroxy-3-cyclohexene-1-carboxylic-acid synthase, with protein MPLPSPHPCSAEANLQAAVALLLELQRQGLRRLVLCPGSRSAPLALAAGLLAERGLDLYCGVDERSAAFLALGLSRGDGIPAALVTTSGTAVANLLPAVVEADFGAIPLLVLSADRPSRLKECGANQTVNQETFLMASCRRVLHGDSRGLAAMEAGALEDLAREAWATALASPWGPVHCNLPFEEPLHASAESISRLQAELGSLVLEIACGETGVAEPEAPPPLLDFDRPGVVVAGPWRGSAQALPAFAEALNALQERTGWPVFADVLSGLRGWSGLECIHSYDLLLADGHRLPPSPQLLRLGPVPASRRLQGWIQQCDGPQLLLSEGDPRNLDALGSATARSSMGLTSWCQQLSEGQRQGGPSSENLRWRGLWLAAEQHVQRRLDDDLAGSCPSEPALARCLSRLLPTDWGVMLASSSPVRDWESFSAADAPCHRTYGFRGASGIDGTLSIAAGLACSTGPILLMSGDLALLHDANGWLWQQQLQARDARLTVVMVDNGGGGIFEQLPIRPALDFERLFAMPQSLDHQRWAAGYGIPSRAVVGLEALPEALSWAQEHTLSLLVLRTDRQADAQLRQALRRTMVQLATS; from the coding sequence GTGCCTCTTCCCTCTCCCCACCCCTGCAGTGCCGAGGCGAATCTTCAGGCCGCCGTGGCGCTCTTGCTGGAGCTCCAGCGCCAGGGGCTGCGCCGTTTGGTGCTGTGTCCGGGGAGTCGTTCCGCCCCCTTGGCCCTGGCGGCGGGTCTACTGGCCGAGCGGGGATTGGACCTGTACTGCGGCGTGGATGAGCGATCGGCCGCCTTCCTCGCCCTGGGCTTGAGCCGAGGCGACGGCATCCCTGCCGCCCTGGTGACCACCTCGGGAACGGCGGTGGCCAACCTGCTGCCGGCTGTTGTTGAAGCTGATTTTGGTGCGATTCCGCTGTTGGTGCTGAGTGCGGATCGCCCGAGCCGACTGAAGGAGTGCGGCGCCAATCAGACGGTCAATCAGGAGACGTTCCTGATGGCCTCGTGCCGGCGTGTTCTGCACGGTGATTCCAGAGGCCTGGCGGCCATGGAGGCTGGGGCGTTGGAGGACCTCGCGCGGGAGGCGTGGGCCACAGCGTTGGCCTCTCCTTGGGGACCTGTGCACTGCAACCTCCCCTTTGAGGAACCCCTGCATGCCTCGGCGGAGAGCATCAGCCGGCTGCAGGCGGAGTTGGGTTCGCTGGTCCTCGAGATCGCCTGCGGCGAGACCGGCGTTGCAGAGCCAGAGGCTCCCCCTCCCCTTTTGGACTTCGATCGTCCAGGCGTGGTGGTGGCCGGCCCCTGGCGCGGTAGCGCCCAGGCCCTACCCGCCTTTGCTGAAGCCTTAAACGCTCTGCAGGAGCGCACCGGTTGGCCGGTGTTTGCGGATGTGCTCTCAGGGTTGCGGGGCTGGTCGGGGCTGGAGTGCATCCACAGCTATGACCTGCTGTTGGCCGATGGCCATCGTTTGCCGCCCTCGCCCCAGCTGCTGCGCCTGGGCCCGGTGCCAGCCAGCCGCCGGCTTCAGGGCTGGATCCAGCAGTGCGACGGCCCCCAGCTCTTGCTGAGCGAGGGGGACCCCCGCAACCTCGATGCCCTGGGCAGCGCGACGGCGCGCTCGTCCATGGGCTTGACGTCCTGGTGCCAACAGTTGTCTGAGGGCCAGCGGCAAGGGGGCCCCTCGAGCGAGAACTTGCGCTGGCGCGGCCTCTGGCTCGCCGCCGAGCAGCATGTCCAGCGGCGCTTGGATGACGACCTCGCCGGTTCCTGCCCTTCCGAGCCTGCGTTGGCCCGTTGCCTCAGCCGTCTCCTCCCAACCGACTGGGGAGTGATGCTTGCCAGTAGCAGTCCCGTGCGGGATTGGGAGAGTTTTTCAGCAGCGGATGCCCCGTGCCACCGGACCTACGGCTTCCGCGGGGCCTCAGGCATTGACGGCACGCTCTCCATTGCGGCCGGCCTGGCCTGCAGCACCGGACCGATTCTTTTGATGAGTGGCGATCTGGCCCTTCTGCACGATGCCAATGGATGGCTCTGGCAGCAGCAGCTGCAGGCGCGTGATGCGCGCTTAACGGTCGTGATGGTGGACAACGGCGGAGGCGGGATCTTTGAGCAGTTGCCGATCCGTCCGGCCCTGGACTTCGAGCGTCTCTTCGCCATGCCCCAATCCCTGGACCACCAGCGTTGGGCTGCGGGCTACGGCATTCCTTCCCGCGCTGTCGTGGGCCTGGAGGCCTTGCCTGAGGCCTTGTCTTGGGCGCAAGAGCACACCCTGAGCCTGCTGGTGTTGCGGACCGATCGCCAGGCGGATGCCCAGTTGCGTCAGGCCTTGCGCCGCACAATGGTCCAACTCGCCACCAGCTGA
- a CDS encoding DUF4336 domain-containing protein, whose protein sequence is MVDVAVAPADQRWPWWPLLPLYPYGRKRTLVRELIPEQLWSFEQLQGVFYVAVPIRMTVVRVRGGLMLYAPVAPTREVCQGLKALEERFGPVKTIVLPTASGLEHKLPVPPMARAFPQADVWITPGQWSFPINLPPSWLGFPRGRTRVLQEQGYPHADELSWSSLGPLDLGLGRFQEFACLHQASGSLLLTDALVVINVTPPPIFDLDPTPLLFHARDSGDQPLTDTPEFRQKGWERLALFASFLRPEALQVPPIPALLAKAFKPGCRSARSYFGLFPFQWRSSSRDAFLALSQGGGPLLVAPVLERLVFPRARPVVVRWLKELSQLPEVRWLVPAHYDAPVPCSNAQLAQLAEAFDARQWAPSEGNWDYLASIDRLLLRTGVVPSEESV, encoded by the coding sequence ATGGTGGACGTCGCTGTAGCCCCAGCTGATCAACGCTGGCCCTGGTGGCCGCTGTTGCCGCTCTATCCCTATGGACGCAAGCGCACCTTGGTGCGCGAATTGATCCCTGAGCAGCTCTGGAGTTTCGAGCAGTTGCAGGGTGTTTTCTATGTGGCGGTCCCCATCCGGATGACCGTGGTCCGGGTCCGAGGGGGCTTGATGCTCTATGCCCCCGTGGCGCCCACCAGAGAAGTCTGCCAAGGGCTGAAGGCCCTCGAGGAGCGCTTCGGACCGGTCAAGACGATCGTGTTGCCGACGGCTTCTGGGTTGGAGCACAAGTTGCCCGTCCCGCCCATGGCCCGGGCCTTTCCCCAGGCGGACGTCTGGATCACCCCAGGTCAGTGGAGCTTTCCGATCAATTTGCCCCCGTCCTGGCTGGGCTTCCCCCGGGGACGGACCCGGGTTCTCCAGGAGCAGGGCTATCCCCATGCCGATGAGCTCAGCTGGTCATCCTTAGGCCCTCTCGATCTGGGCTTGGGGCGTTTCCAGGAATTTGCCTGTTTGCACCAGGCCAGTGGCTCACTGCTGCTCACCGATGCGTTGGTGGTCATCAATGTGACACCGCCGCCCATCTTTGACCTCGACCCCACGCCCCTGTTGTTTCACGCCCGTGACAGCGGTGACCAGCCGCTGACGGATACCCCGGAATTTCGCCAGAAGGGTTGGGAGCGCTTGGCTCTCTTTGCTTCGTTTCTGCGGCCGGAGGCCCTTCAGGTCCCGCCCATTCCTGCGTTGTTGGCGAAGGCCTTCAAGCCGGGCTGTCGATCGGCCCGCAGTTACTTCGGCTTGTTTCCCTTTCAGTGGCGCTCGAGTTCCCGCGACGCGTTTCTGGCATTGAGCCAGGGGGGCGGCCCGCTACTGGTGGCGCCAGTACTTGAGCGACTGGTGTTTCCGCGGGCCCGCCCGGTGGTGGTTCGTTGGCTGAAGGAGTTGTCCCAACTGCCGGAGGTGCGCTGGCTGGTGCCCGCCCACTACGACGCTCCGGTTCCCTGCTCCAATGCCCAGCTCGCCCAGCTCGCCGAGGCGTTCGACGCGCGCCAATGGGCTCCGTCGGAGGGGAACTGGGATTACCTGGCCTCCATCGACCGCCTGCTGCTGCGCACCGGCGTGGTGCCCAGTGAGGAGTCTGTTTAA